Proteins encoded within one genomic window of Lepidochelys kempii isolate rLepKem1 chromosome 11, rLepKem1.hap2, whole genome shotgun sequence:
- the LOC140895645 gene encoding uncharacterized protein — MQSSSAEVTMMEFQNRKRAPAWTEREVQDLIAVWGEESVLSELRSSFRSAKTFVKISQGMKDRGHNRDPKQYRLKLKELRQAYQKTREANGRSGSEPQTCRFYDELHAILGGSATTTPAVLFDSFNGDGGNTEAGFGDEDDDEVVDSSQQASGETGFPDSQGLFLTLDLEPVPPEPTQGCLLDLAGGEGKSAACVSMITGSSPSQRLVKIRKKKKTTLVMKCSLSSCCPPTLTEHRQMRGGK; from the exons atgcagagctcatcagcagaggtgaccatgatggagttccagaatcgcaaaagagctccagcatggactgaacgggaggtacaggatctgatcgctgtatggggagaggaatccgtgctatcagaactccgttccagttttcgaagtgccaaaacctttgtcaaaatctcccagggcatgaaggacagaggccataacagggacccgaagcagtaccgcctgaaactgaaggagctgaggcaagcctaccagaaaaccagagaggcgaacggccgctccgggtcagagccccaaacatgccgcttctatgatgagctgcatgccattttagggggttcagccaccactaccccagccgtgttgtttgactcattcaatggagatggaggcaatacggaagcaggttttggggacgaagatgatgatgaggttgtagatagctcacagcaagcaagcggagaaaccggttttcctgacagccagggactgtttctcaccctggacctggagccagtaccccccgaacccacccaaggctgcctcctggacctggcaggcggagaagggaaaTCCG ctgcatgtgtttcaatgatcacaggatcttctccttcccagaggctagtgaagattagaaagaaaaaaaaaaccacactcgtgatgaaatgttctctgagctcatgctgtcctcccacactgacagagcacagacaaatgcgtggaggcaaataa